One region of Synechococcus elongatus PCC 11801 genomic DNA includes:
- a CDS encoding replication restart DNA helicase PriA, with protein sequence MTTIQQIRCPNCGRPAEREHFASRQVLQTQCPCCDYLLVTCSLTGRVIEAYAPGIGSRPPQWG encoded by the coding sequence ATGACAACGATTCAACAAATTCGCTGCCCTAATTGCGGCCGTCCCGCAGAACGGGAGCATTTTGCTAGCCGCCAAGTGCTGCAAACCCAATGCCCCTGCTGTGACTATTTGTTAGTTACCTGCAGTCTGACGGGCCGCGTCATTGAAGCCTATGCACCGGGCATTGGTTCTCGGCCACCCCAGTGGGGTTAA
- a CDS encoding sodium:solute symporter family protein: MQLLDWVVIGLYLVISLGIGLYFARRASRGIEDFFLSGRSLPWWLSGASMAATTFSVDTPLYVAGLVGTRGIAGNWEWWCFGLAHVSLIYIFARLWRRSEIITDAELTELRYGGQTAAWLRGIKAFLFAVPINCIGIGYAILAMTKTIEALGVWNSLGFDVGENSRLWSVIAICLIVLVYSGVSGLWGVVVTDFFQLVLALVGALIVAASAVSSIGGMGNLVDQLQAMGLGRSLDFLPFRWSGGSFDWTETAGLTTTTFLAYLGLQWWTFRRSDGGGEFIQRLAASRTEGDAAKAAWLFNIINYVVRTWPWVIVGLAALVLYPNLSDRELGYPKLMLDFLPPGLLGLVAASLLAAFMSTVSTSINWGASYLTNDLYRRFWRSQASAAELVTVGRLASVFVTVLGAVTAFFSDDVGTVFRLVIAIGTGPGVVLILRWYWWRINAAAELAAMLAGFVVGLSTSVLPWLKIPDFGLRLLVTTLISAAIWITVMLLTPPEPESVLQSFYARIRPGGPGWRRQQQQSGLAPIQDLRIDGLRIVAASLLLFGSMFSVGGFLLLQPLTGWLALLTAVLGGFWLRKLSHHRLPTLPTPTLLP; this comes from the coding sequence ATGCAGCTTCTAGACTGGGTGGTCATCGGTCTTTACTTGGTCATCAGCTTAGGTATTGGTCTGTACTTTGCCCGCCGAGCCTCGCGGGGCATTGAAGACTTCTTCCTGTCGGGGCGATCGCTGCCGTGGTGGTTGTCCGGCGCCAGTATGGCCGCTACGACCTTCTCGGTTGATACGCCGCTCTACGTTGCTGGACTGGTTGGGACGCGCGGGATTGCTGGTAACTGGGAGTGGTGGTGCTTTGGTCTTGCCCACGTCAGCTTGATCTATATCTTTGCCCGTCTTTGGCGGCGATCGGAGATCATCACCGATGCGGAACTAACAGAGCTGCGCTACGGCGGTCAGACAGCAGCTTGGTTACGGGGGATCAAGGCCTTTTTGTTTGCAGTGCCGATCAACTGTATCGGCATCGGCTACGCCATTCTGGCGATGACCAAAACAATCGAGGCGCTGGGCGTTTGGAACAGTCTGGGCTTCGATGTGGGCGAGAACAGTCGCCTCTGGAGTGTCATTGCAATTTGCCTGATCGTCTTGGTCTACTCGGGGGTCTCTGGTCTTTGGGGGGTCGTGGTTACCGATTTCTTCCAGCTCGTCCTAGCGCTGGTCGGGGCTTTGATTGTGGCGGCCAGTGCCGTCAGCAGCATTGGCGGTATGGGTAACTTGGTCGATCAGCTGCAGGCGATGGGCTTGGGGCGATCGCTCGACTTTCTTCCCTTCCGCTGGAGCGGGGGCAGCTTCGACTGGACTGAAACGGCTGGCCTGACCACAACGACATTTTTGGCCTATCTCGGCCTGCAGTGGTGGACTTTCCGTCGCAGCGATGGTGGGGGGGAGTTTATTCAGCGGTTGGCAGCCTCTCGCACCGAGGGCGACGCCGCCAAAGCGGCTTGGCTGTTCAACATCATCAATTACGTTGTACGGACATGGCCCTGGGTCATTGTTGGCTTAGCAGCCCTCGTGCTCTATCCCAACCTGAGCGATCGAGAGTTGGGCTATCCCAAGCTGATGCTGGACTTTTTGCCGCCGGGGTTGCTGGGGTTGGTGGCTGCCTCGTTACTCGCCGCCTTCATGAGTACGGTGTCGACCTCCATCAACTGGGGCGCCTCTTATCTGACGAATGACTTGTACCGCCGTTTCTGGCGATCGCAGGCTTCGGCAGCGGAACTGGTGACAGTCGGTCGGCTTGCCTCCGTGTTCGTGACTGTTTTGGGGGCTGTCACCGCTTTCTTCAGTGATGATGTCGGCACGGTCTTCCGCTTGGTGATTGCGATCGGGACTGGTCCTGGCGTTGTCCTGATTCTGCGTTGGTATTGGTGGCGGATTAACGCGGCAGCGGAATTGGCGGCGATGCTGGCAGGCTTCGTTGTTGGCCTTTCGACCTCAGTGCTGCCTTGGCTGAAAATCCCTGATTTTGGGTTACGGCTTCTGGTCACAACCCTGATTTCAGCGGCAATCTGGATTACGGTCATGCTGCTGACCCCCCCCGAGCCCGAATCGGTTTTGCAGAGCTTCTACGCGCGAATTCGCCCGGGTGGCCCTGGCTGGCGACGACAACAACAACAGTCGGGGCTGGCTCCAATTCAAGACCTTCGTATTGATGGCCTGCGGATTGTCGCAGCCTCTTTGCTGCTATTCGGCAGTATGTTCAGTGTTGGAGGCTTCTTGCTCTTGCAGCCTCTGACTGGCTGGCTCGCGCTGCTCACCGCTGTTTTGGGTGGGTTCTGGTTGCGGAAATTGAGCCATCACCGTCTTCCAACCCTACCCACCCCAACACTCTTGCCATGA
- a CDS encoding GNAT family N-acetyltransferase: MAVALPAGYEWQRGQPRDRAQLLRYLQAGYSEGTASLPPSHLARTLDRFLSEETSIWWIVTAGDRQIVAGLWLGQSQDQRTGDRQTYIFLVYVEPEHRRRGLATALLAQAEDWAELQGDRSLSLQVYADNPGAIALYQRAGFCVESLSLSKPLIRNAASES, from the coding sequence GTGGCGGTAGCCTTACCTGCCGGCTATGAGTGGCAGCGTGGTCAGCCCCGCGATCGCGCTCAACTGTTGCGCTATCTCCAAGCGGGCTACAGCGAAGGCACGGCATCACTACCACCTAGCCATCTTGCCCGAACCCTCGATCGCTTTCTGAGCGAAGAGACGTCGATCTGGTGGATCGTGACGGCTGGCGATCGCCAGATTGTCGCGGGTCTTTGGCTAGGACAGTCGCAAGACCAACGCACAGGCGATCGCCAGACCTACATCTTTCTCGTCTATGTGGAGCCGGAACATCGGCGGCGGGGGCTAGCCACTGCACTGCTGGCCCAAGCAGAAGACTGGGCCGAGTTGCAAGGCGATCGCAGCCTCAGTTTGCAGGTCTATGCCGATAATCCCGGCGCGATCGCCCTGTACCAACGTGCGGGGTTCTGTGTAGAAAGCTTGAGTCTCAGCAAGCCACTGATCCGCAACGCTGCCAGCGAGTCCTGA
- a CDS encoding HEAT repeat domain-containing protein — MRSDDLYLIEDVESALVDPLDQLLQTEDTTPPDPEVMLVQLQDANALNRLAAVRAFAALTEPRAIPHLIKALDDTCPNIRTAAAYALGRNVSHQAVDVLIECLRHDQNDNVRKAVAWALGNYSDRRSIQPLIEALRHDIAPVRLWAASSLGNTAVVDYETVIGAVPSLIEALRRDPEADVRSNCAWSLGQLCRPLPANIVYATVIDALIEALVEDEDMSVREDAKASLLQVGDARALQMIETLQQDGLLW; from the coding sequence ATGCGCAGTGATGATCTCTACTTGATTGAGGACGTGGAATCGGCTTTGGTCGATCCCCTCGATCAGCTCCTTCAGACAGAAGACACCACACCGCCAGATCCCGAAGTGATGCTGGTGCAGCTTCAGGATGCCAACGCGCTCAATCGTCTGGCAGCGGTTCGGGCTTTTGCGGCTTTGACTGAACCACGGGCGATTCCTCACCTAATCAAAGCGCTGGATGATACCTGTCCCAATATTCGGACAGCGGCTGCCTATGCTTTGGGGCGCAATGTCAGTCACCAAGCCGTCGATGTTCTGATTGAATGTCTGCGCCACGATCAAAATGACAATGTTCGCAAAGCAGTGGCTTGGGCGCTGGGCAACTACAGCGATCGCCGCTCGATTCAACCCCTAATCGAAGCGCTGCGCCACGACATTGCGCCGGTTCGCCTTTGGGCAGCCAGCTCCTTGGGCAACACGGCCGTCGTTGATTACGAAACCGTGATCGGTGCGGTTCCCAGCTTGATTGAAGCCCTACGCCGTGATCCGGAAGCCGATGTACGCAGCAACTGTGCTTGGTCGCTGGGCCAACTGTGCCGACCACTGCCTGCCAATATCGTCTACGCCACAGTCATCGATGCCCTGATCGAGGCTTTGGTGGAAGACGAAGATATGAGTGTGCGCGAAGATGCCAAAGCCTCGCTACTGCAAGTCGGCGATGCTCGCGCCCTGCAAATGATTGAAACCCTCCAGCAAGATGGCCTGCTCTGGTAG
- a CDS encoding DUF2997 domain-containing protein, protein MTLETLEFVIHPDGRVEEQVTGIQGKHCTEITAEIEAQLGQVVTQHPSADYFANAAVVTSVEQSTDY, encoded by the coding sequence ATGACCTTGGAAACGCTGGAGTTTGTGATTCATCCCGATGGACGGGTTGAAGAACAAGTCACGGGGATTCAGGGCAAGCATTGCACCGAAATCACTGCCGAAATCGAAGCACAGCTGGGGCAGGTTGTGACCCAACATCCTTCAGCTGACTACTTCGCTAATGCTGCAGTTGTTACCTCGGTCGAGCAATCGACCGACTACTGA
- a CDS encoding DUF1257 domain-containing protein, translating into MSHFSRIKTQIRNLNFLQSALTDLGIDWKAGPVPVRGYQGQTETATVAIEQNNGYDIGFRWNGQEYELVADLQYWQQPLTVERFLSQVTQRYAYRTVLSTTADQGFQVAEEVKQADGSIRLVVQRWNG; encoded by the coding sequence ATGTCTCACTTCAGCCGCATCAAAACGCAGATCCGCAACCTCAACTTTCTTCAGTCGGCATTGACAGATCTCGGCATTGACTGGAAAGCAGGTCCGGTGCCGGTGCGGGGCTATCAAGGGCAAACGGAAACTGCGACCGTGGCGATCGAACAAAATAATGGCTACGACATTGGCTTCCGTTGGAATGGCCAAGAATATGAACTGGTCGCCGACCTCCAATATTGGCAGCAACCGCTGACGGTGGAGCGTTTCCTCAGCCAAGTTACCCAGCGCTATGCCTACCGCACGGTGCTCTCCACCACCGCCGATCAAGGCTTCCAAGTGGCGGAAGAAGTGAAACAAGCGGATGGTTCGATTCGCTTGGTTGTCCAACGCTGGAACGGCTAA
- a CDS encoding ferredoxin, with amino-acid sequence MDADRSGLEPELGGSLRSGKARSGLEPELGGELRQKLVWVDEVTCIGCRYCSHVATNTFYIEPDYGRSRVVRQNGDPEDLVQEAIDTCPVDCIHWVNPSELRQLEAERRNQVIMPLGFPQERSKQRRRS; translated from the coding sequence ATGGATGCAGACCGCAGCGGGCTGGAGCCAGAACTGGGGGGAAGTCTCCGCAGTGGCAAAGCCCGTAGCGGACTCGAGCCGGAACTGGGCGGGGAACTGCGGCAAAAGCTGGTCTGGGTGGATGAAGTCACCTGCATTGGCTGCCGCTATTGTTCGCATGTGGCCACCAATACGTTCTACATTGAGCCGGATTACGGGCGTTCGCGAGTCGTTCGGCAGAACGGTGACCCTGAAGACCTGGTACAAGAGGCGATCGATACCTGTCCTGTCGATTGCATCCACTGGGTCAATCCCAGCGAACTCCGGCAGTTGGAAGCGGAACGCCGTAACCAAGTCATCATGCCGCTGGGCTTTCCCCAAGAGCGATCGAAGCAGCGTCGGCGATCTTAG
- a CDS encoding class I SAM-dependent methyltransferase: MSFSDHFSAVAASYARARPRYPRRWFRYLARIAPDRQRVWDCATGNGQAAIALADDFSEVIGSDASAAQVRQARSHSRVQYQVFPAEATPLPDTSLDLITVAQAAHWFDLPQFYAEAQRLLKPNGVIALWGYGRGSFNPDIDRVFDHFYRDWLDPYWPPERQWVEQAYVGLPFPFESLPVPTFSMQCDWTLFDFLAYLRTWSGVQQFQRQRGFDPVWAIAPELQRVWGEPQRYRRMTWPLFAKVGRWQPDCLR; the protein is encoded by the coding sequence GTGTCTTTCTCTGACCATTTCTCAGCGGTCGCAGCTAGCTATGCCAGGGCTCGACCTCGCTATCCACGCCGCTGGTTTCGCTACTTGGCCCGAATTGCACCCGATCGCCAGCGGGTTTGGGACTGTGCGACGGGCAATGGTCAAGCGGCGATCGCCCTTGCAGATGATTTCAGCGAAGTGATTGGCAGTGATGCCAGTGCCGCTCAAGTTCGACAGGCGCGATCGCATTCGCGTGTTCAGTATCAAGTCTTTCCGGCAGAAGCAACGCCCTTGCCAGATACCAGTCTGGATTTGATCACCGTTGCTCAAGCGGCTCATTGGTTTGATCTGCCGCAGTTTTATGCCGAGGCACAACGACTACTGAAACCCAACGGCGTGATTGCTCTCTGGGGCTATGGTCGGGGCAGCTTCAATCCTGATATCGATCGCGTTTTTGACCATTTCTACCGCGATTGGCTTGACCCCTACTGGCCACCGGAACGGCAATGGGTTGAGCAAGCCTACGTTGGTCTGCCGTTCCCCTTTGAGTCGCTGCCTGTTCCCACTTTTTCAATGCAGTGTGACTGGACACTGTTTGATTTCCTTGCTTACCTGCGAACTTGGTCGGGTGTGCAGCAGTTTCAACGGCAGCGTGGCTTTGATCCGGTTTGGGCAATCGCGCCGGAACTGCAACGGGTTTGGGGCGAACCCCAACGCTATCGGCGGATGACCTGGCCGCTATTTGCCAAGGTCGGGCGCTGGCAGCCCGATTGCCTTCGCTAG
- a CDS encoding aldo/keto reductase: protein MRYRRFGRTELSMPVFSCGGMRYQQSWKDVDWPEITPESQNNLEATLARSLELGINHIETARYYGSSERQLGKALAAYPRSAIILQTKVPPSADPAEFLETFDRSMSLLQTDYVDLLSIHGVNNAELLAWTLRKGGCLDLAERLQAEGRARHIGFSTHAPLPVILEAIASDRFSYINLHWYYIFQTNQAALEAAQEHDMGVFIISPSDKGGHLYSPPQKLVDLCQPLHPMVFNDLFCLSQPQIHTLSIGAARPSDFDRHLETLPLLDQAETILAPILRRLEQAMADALGHDWLDTWRDGLPAPETTPGEINIPTIVWLHNLVQAFDMVEYAKARYNLLGNGGHWFPGQRAGRFDRGTLATVLNQSPHRDRILNILQEMDSLLGGTAVARLSQSD from the coding sequence ATGCGCTACCGACGCTTTGGCCGAACCGAGCTCTCAATGCCCGTGTTTTCCTGTGGGGGCATGCGCTATCAGCAGTCCTGGAAGGATGTTGATTGGCCGGAGATCACGCCTGAAAGCCAGAACAATCTAGAAGCGACTTTGGCGCGATCGCTGGAGTTGGGCATCAATCACATTGAAACGGCTCGCTACTACGGCAGCTCCGAGCGGCAGTTGGGCAAAGCACTAGCCGCCTATCCGCGATCGGCAATCATCCTGCAGACGAAAGTGCCGCCCAGCGCAGATCCGGCGGAGTTTCTGGAGACCTTCGATCGCAGCATGAGTCTGCTCCAGACCGATTACGTCGACCTGCTCAGCATCCACGGCGTCAACAATGCCGAATTGCTGGCTTGGACGCTGCGTAAGGGTGGCTGTCTTGATCTGGCGGAACGGCTGCAGGCAGAGGGACGGGCTCGCCACATTGGTTTTTCGACCCATGCACCGTTGCCGGTGATTCTGGAGGCGATTGCTAGCGATCGCTTCAGCTACATCAACCTGCACTGGTACTACATCTTCCAGACCAATCAAGCCGCGCTAGAAGCCGCCCAAGAACACGACATGGGCGTGTTTATCATCAGTCCTTCCGACAAAGGTGGGCATCTTTACTCACCGCCACAGAAGTTGGTCGATCTTTGTCAGCCCCTGCACCCCATGGTCTTCAACGACCTTTTTTGCTTGAGCCAGCCGCAGATCCACACCCTCAGCATTGGCGCGGCTCGTCCCAGCGATTTCGATCGCCATTTGGAAACGCTGCCCCTGCTCGATCAAGCTGAAACCATCCTCGCCCCGATCCTGCGCCGCCTTGAGCAAGCAATGGCTGATGCCCTCGGTCATGACTGGTTGGACACATGGCGGGACGGTTTACCGGCCCCCGAAACTACTCCGGGCGAAATCAACATTCCGACGATTGTTTGGCTTCACAACTTAGTTCAAGCCTTCGACATGGTCGAATATGCCAAGGCTCGCTATAACTTGCTTGGGAATGGTGGTCACTGGTTTCCGGGACAACGAGCCGGTCGGTTCGATCGCGGCACTTTGGCTACTGTTCTCAATCAGAGCCCTCACCGCGATCGCATTCTCAATATTCTTCAGGAAATGGATTCGCTGCTGGGAGGAACAGCGGTAGCGCGGCTCTCACAAAGCGACTAG
- the sigA2 gene encoding RpoD/SigA family RNA polymerase sigma factor: MSTSSTAYSPDLVRAYLQEIGRVRLLTAEEELRYGRQVQRLMTLLDIQAELRDRLGHEPSKEEWAAAVELDLEDLDRQVEQGQRAKRKMIEANLRLVVSIAKKYQKRHMEFLDLIQEGTLGLERGVEKFDPSKGYKFSTYAYWWIRQAITRAIAQQSRTIRLPIHITEKLNKLKKTQRELSQQLGRSATASELAEVLELPLEQVREYIQMNRQPVSLDVKVGDSQDTELQELLEDEQSSPSDYVEQESLRRDLRTLMAELTPQQQAVIALRYGLDEGDSLSLAKVGERLNISRERVRKLERQAMDHLRRRSRLLAEYAAS, encoded by the coding sequence ATGTCTACCTCCTCTACCGCCTATAGTCCTGATTTAGTCCGTGCCTACCTGCAAGAGATTGGTCGGGTACGACTGCTCACCGCTGAGGAAGAGCTGCGCTACGGTCGGCAAGTCCAGCGCCTCATGACCCTTTTGGATATCCAAGCCGAGCTGCGCGATCGCCTAGGCCACGAGCCGAGTAAAGAAGAGTGGGCGGCAGCCGTTGAACTTGATCTTGAGGATCTCGATCGCCAAGTTGAGCAAGGTCAGCGGGCGAAACGCAAAATGATCGAGGCTAACTTGCGCCTTGTTGTTTCGATCGCAAAAAAATACCAGAAGCGTCACATGGAATTCTTGGATCTCATCCAAGAAGGCACGCTAGGCCTCGAGCGCGGTGTCGAGAAATTCGACCCCTCCAAGGGTTACAAATTCTCGACCTATGCCTACTGGTGGATTCGCCAAGCCATTACTCGGGCGATCGCTCAGCAATCCCGAACGATTCGCCTGCCGATCCACATCACTGAAAAGCTGAACAAGCTCAAAAAAACTCAGCGTGAGCTTTCGCAGCAATTGGGTCGTAGCGCTACAGCGTCCGAGTTGGCGGAAGTGCTGGAATTACCGCTCGAGCAGGTGCGGGAATACATCCAAATGAACCGCCAGCCTGTGTCGCTCGATGTCAAAGTCGGCGATAGCCAAGATACGGAATTGCAGGAACTGTTGGAAGACGAACAGTCATCTCCCTCGGACTACGTTGAACAGGAGTCACTGCGTCGTGATCTCCGTACCTTGATGGCGGAACTGACACCGCAGCAGCAGGCGGTCATTGCTCTGCGCTACGGCTTGGATGAAGGTGATAGCCTTTCCTTGGCCAAAGTCGGTGAACGTCTCAATATCAGTCGTGAGCGCGTCCGGAAACTTGAGCGTCAAGCCATGGATCATCTGCGCCGCCGCAGTCGCCTCTTGGCAGAATATGCTGCTAGCTAG
- a CDS encoding HPP family protein — MIPRSLRRLHWYWQQQRSQSVHLQPRYSRQQVLGSWLGALVGIGLLSWLTQISGYPLVAAPMGATSVLLFGVPSSPLAQPRNVILGNSLGAVVAVLCVLLLGGSPWSMGFAVGVTIALTQLLRCVHPPAGAVALLGVIVKAQWAYILLPVLSGSVLLCVITALYSRWAPDRQHRRYPLSWL; from the coding sequence ATGATCCCGCGATCGCTCAGACGTCTGCACTGGTACTGGCAGCAACAACGCTCGCAGTCCGTACACCTGCAACCGCGCTACTCTCGGCAGCAAGTGCTGGGGTCATGGCTGGGGGCACTTGTTGGGATTGGGCTACTGAGTTGGCTCACCCAAATTAGTGGCTATCCCCTAGTCGCTGCTCCGATGGGCGCGACGTCGGTACTGTTATTTGGCGTGCCTAGTAGTCCTCTAGCGCAGCCGCGAAACGTCATCTTAGGCAACAGCTTAGGTGCCGTTGTGGCTGTCCTGTGCGTTTTGCTGTTGGGCGGCAGTCCTTGGAGTATGGGCTTTGCTGTCGGAGTTACAATCGCGCTTACCCAACTGTTGCGTTGCGTGCATCCACCGGCCGGTGCAGTGGCTCTCTTAGGCGTGATTGTCAAAGCGCAATGGGCTTATATTTTATTGCCCGTTTTGAGTGGGTCTGTACTTTTGTGCGTCATTACAGCGCTATATAGTCGTTGGGCGCCCGATCGCCAACATCGTCGCTATCCACTCTCTTGGTTGTAA
- a CDS encoding metal-binding protein, which translates to MPSGRTHDRLTLWFLPVVAAGSWLISRQSDVSLVLSGSYLFAGLMFGPDLDVQSRQSQRWGPLRWIWLPYRRCLRHRSWFSHGPILGTVGRVLYLGLWLLLFLLLIEGAIALVQGGNWNGLSDRLGQHQQWFWTGLSTRPDLGLGALLGLELGAMSHSLSDWVGSTWKRWRRSPRKTARQRPVTSRSSRT; encoded by the coding sequence GTGCCTTCTGGACGTACCCATGATCGCCTCACGCTGTGGTTTTTGCCGGTGGTTGCTGCTGGTAGCTGGCTGATCAGCCGCCAGAGTGATGTCAGCTTAGTGCTGAGTGGCAGCTATCTCTTTGCGGGGCTCATGTTTGGCCCAGATTTGGATGTGCAGTCGCGCCAATCTCAGCGCTGGGGGCCGCTCCGATGGATTTGGCTGCCCTATCGGCGTTGTCTGCGCCATCGATCGTGGTTCTCGCATGGCCCGATTTTAGGCACAGTGGGGCGTGTTCTCTACCTAGGGCTGTGGTTGCTCTTGTTCTTGCTGCTCATCGAAGGTGCGATCGCGCTGGTGCAAGGAGGAAACTGGAACGGGCTGAGCGATCGCCTCGGTCAACATCAGCAATGGTTTTGGACAGGGCTGAGCACCCGACCCGACTTGGGCCTTGGGGCTCTACTGGGTTTAGAGTTAGGGGCAATGAGCCATAGCCTCAGCGATTGGGTTGGCTCAACTTGGAAACGCTGGCGGCGATCGCCCCGCAAAACTGCCCGCCAACGCCCTGTTACTTCGCGTTCTTCTCGGACTTAG
- the mazG gene encoding nucleoside triphosphate pyrophosphohydrolase, whose amino-acid sequence MGLDFSESELSPEQTAIAAALLRLVAVVAQLRDPEQGCPWDREQTPTSLIPYVLEEAYEVVHALRQGNPSAIAEELGDLLLQVVLQSQIAGETQQFDLATVAEGISEKLIRRHPHVFGEAIAETPEAVQETWQAIKANEKGEASETLTYRLSRYAATLPPLTAALKISQRAAKAGFEWPNLAGVWDKFEEELAELKEALDSGDRDHAEAELGDLLFSLVNIARWCQLDPVAALQGTNDRFVARFQKVEAAAGQSLDSLGIEALEKLWQQAKRELGQSSV is encoded by the coding sequence ATGGGTCTTGATTTCTCTGAGTCGGAACTGTCACCAGAACAGACAGCGATCGCGGCAGCCCTGCTGCGGCTGGTGGCTGTGGTGGCCCAGCTCCGCGATCCTGAGCAGGGTTGCCCTTGGGATCGAGAGCAGACGCCGACCAGTCTGATTCCCTACGTCTTGGAAGAGGCTTACGAAGTCGTTCATGCCCTGCGACAAGGCAATCCCAGCGCGATCGCCGAAGAATTGGGGGATTTGCTGCTGCAAGTGGTGTTGCAATCACAAATTGCCGGCGAAACCCAGCAGTTTGATCTGGCGACGGTGGCTGAAGGTATCAGCGAGAAGTTGATTCGCCGCCACCCCCATGTCTTTGGGGAGGCGATCGCTGAGACACCCGAAGCCGTGCAAGAAACTTGGCAGGCAATCAAAGCCAATGAGAAAGGCGAGGCGTCCGAAACCCTGACCTACCGGCTCAGTCGCTATGCTGCGACCCTGCCGCCCCTGACGGCTGCCCTGAAGATTTCTCAGCGGGCAGCCAAGGCGGGATTTGAGTGGCCGAATTTGGCAGGGGTTTGGGACAAGTTCGAAGAAGAGTTGGCAGAGCTGAAGGAAGCCCTCGATAGCGGCGATCGCGACCATGCTGAGGCAGAGCTGGGCGATCTCCTGTTTAGCTTGGTCAATATTGCCCGCTGGTGCCAACTGGATCCTGTCGCAGCTCTCCAAGGCACCAACGATCGCTTTGTGGCTCGCTTTCAGAAGGTCGAAGCTGCTGCGGGTCAGTCCCTCGATAGCTTGGGGATTGAAGCCCTCGAAAAACTCTGGCAGCAGGCCAAGCGTGAGCTAGGGCAATCGTCTGTCTAG
- a CDS encoding DUF3153 domain-containing protein: MAFRRLLPLLCLVLAIALGGCVQAETTIRFQSQTAGELIQHVKLNDRLSALNRPAAKQWFQQLSQRGKQLGGKVRRDRNEWWLTLPFDNGRDLETKFAQLYAPLESPEQTPLLLPEPSLRVRQSNALLAIGNQLDLSIDLSDFAIASRGQQVLFDPGALLDLEVCLETPRGSRSQPEPTTSSRQGKLQRQCWKLRSGENQLQSSFWLPSFIGIGSLVIGLLVAIGWQIRKQLVATEP; this comes from the coding sequence GTGGCTTTCCGTCGTCTGTTGCCTTTGCTTTGCCTCGTGCTTGCGATCGCGCTTGGGGGCTGTGTCCAAGCTGAGACGACGATTCGCTTTCAGAGCCAAACAGCGGGCGAACTGATCCAGCATGTGAAGTTGAACGATCGCCTCAGTGCCCTGAATCGACCGGCGGCCAAACAGTGGTTTCAGCAGCTCTCGCAGCGCGGCAAACAGTTGGGCGGCAAGGTACGGCGCGATCGCAACGAGTGGTGGCTAACTCTGCCTTTTGATAATGGCCGTGATCTCGAGACAAAGTTCGCGCAGCTCTATGCTCCCTTGGAGAGCCCGGAGCAAACCCCGCTGCTGTTACCAGAACCGAGCCTGAGGGTGCGGCAGAGCAATGCCCTCCTCGCAATTGGTAATCAGCTCGATTTGAGCATAGACCTCTCGGACTTTGCGATCGCCAGTCGCGGCCAACAGGTGCTGTTTGACCCCGGTGCATTGCTGGATTTGGAAGTCTGCCTCGAAACACCGCGCGGCAGTCGCAGCCAACCTGAGCCAACCACAAGTAGTCGTCAGGGCAAGCTACAGCGTCAGTGCTGGAAGCTGCGATCCGGCGAGAACCAGCTGCAATCCTCGTTCTGGCTGCCAAGCTTTATCGGCATCGGCAGTTTAGTGATTGGCTTGCTCGTAGCGATCGGCTGGCAAATCCGCAAGCAATTAGTTGCAACAGAGCCTTGA